In Deltaproteobacteria bacterium, the genomic stretch GGCCCAGCAGAAGTCCGGCCAGGGCGGCCTGGACGCGGATATCGGCGTACCACGGCCCAAGGACGAAAAGACCGAAATAGAGCCCCAGGAGCAGAAACAGGCCCGATACCTTGGCGATTACCATGTCTTCTCCAGCGCCAGACGGACATCCGGGCCGGCGTGGTCTCGTTCGAGGATAAGGCGGAAACCGTGGACCAATGCGGCCAGGTTCATGGTCCGTTCGAGATGGGAAACCGTGATCACCCAGGAAAACGCGCCCAGCGCCATGGCCGCCACGTGGTCCGGAGCCAGATATTTATCGAACTCGTCCAGGATGATCGTGTCGTGGCAGGCAGCGGCCTTGATCCAGGCCAGGGCCAGCTCCGGAATGGATGGCGGCGCGTCATGACCGAGCAGCGCCAGTGTCGCGGCCATGGCCGTCCGTTCGAGATCCATGTCCTGGGCCAGATAGAGGAGACGGTGCCGGGCGCGGATGGCGGGAATGAGCACGCATTCGAGAAAGGTGCTTTTGCCGACCCCGTTTTCGCCAGCCAGGATCAGGCACGATTTCGGCGGCAGGGCCAGGGGCGTGTCCAGGTGAAAGCGTAACCCGGACGGCTTGGCGACGTGGATTCCGGCGGGCAGTTCAAGCAGACAGGGCATGGGGGCCATCGGCGGTGAGGGTGAAGAGGCGGATTTGGGGCCGACGGAGGGCAAAGAACCGCAGCAACAGATCCCGATTGCGGCTGGACAGGGTTTCCAGGACATGCACCAGCAGGATGGGCCGTGTTATCGGGGAGGATAGACGCATGAGAAGCAGACACGCCAAAATGGCCTGCTCGCCGCCGGAATAGGACTGAAGTTGGCGGCGCGGTTCCGGGGTCAGGCCGAAGCGCCGGGCATCGTCCACGAGGTCCGCGAAAAGGGACTGGTCGTCGCCCAGAATCAGGATTTCATCTTCAAGGGTGGCGCAGACAAAGAGATTATGGGTGTCGATGACGCAGTAGTCGGCCCCGAATGTGGCGATGGTGTCCGGATTCATGACGACGTGGGTTTGTGGGTTCGTGTTCCGCTTGACGGTCCGGGGCTCTGGTGCAAAGGATTTGCCCCATGATTAAATACAGTATCGAATGCTGGCTTCATCATGTTGTGGATGATCGTTTCCTGCTTCTGCGCTGCCCGGTCACGCACCGGCACGACGAGTACTGGCAGCCCGTGACCGGTGGCCGCAATCCGGATGAACCAGCGGTGGACGCATGTCTGCGCGAGGTTCGCGAGGAAACCGGGATCGAGCTCGCGCCCGAGCAACTGGAACTGGTCATTCCGGAATTTTCCTTTTGCATTCCCGATGCCCGCATCGAGTTGCGCAAGCCCGTGTACCTGGCCCGGGTTATCAGTGATACTGTCGTGATTTCCCCGGAGCATGTCGCGTACTATTGGTTTGACGCGGATCAGGTCGAAGCCAATCTGCATTGGGACTCCAATCGGGAATCCTTTCGCCATGTTCTGGATTATTCCCGCCGTTCCGGCGGCGCGCCGAGCTGGCCGCGCAGGTAGTCCACCACTTCGGGCGCGTCCCACCGGGCCAGCCCCGTGTGCTCGAAAATCACCCGTCCTTCCTTGTCGAAAATGAATGTCGTGGGCAGGACCGGGGCGTTCAGTTCCTCGGGTATCGGGGCGCTGAAAACGTACAGGGGCATGGTCACGCTTCGGGATATGGGATGGGCGAGAACGTCCCCGGCCGTTTCCTCGCTGACGCACAGGATGGCGATATCGTCGCGGCCCTCGAATATCTTCCACAGATTGTCCAGGGACGGCATCTCGGCCCGACATGGCGGACACCACGTGGCCCACAGGTTGAGGACCACGACCTTGCCACGCAGATCCGCGAAGCGGGTTTCGTGACCGTGGGTGTCCGTGAAGCCACCGTCCAGATTAGCCAGCCACGCTGCCGGCGGCGAATATGGAACCCGCATGGACGGGGCCGCGTCGTTGCCAACCGAGAAACTGTTCATGAACAGCAGGGCCGCGCCGGCGTCCAGCAACAGGGTGCACAGCACTCCGCACAGGACGCCGATCAGGGCTTGCTTGGTCGGGAAGGCCATGGCGAGTCCTTGGTGAGCAGGCCCAGGGCGGCCTTCAGGGTCGAGAGTTCGTCCGGGCGCAGGTCGCGCCAATGTCCACTTTCCAAATCACCCAATTCCAGGGTGGCGATGGCCACGCGCCGCAGGCGCAAAATGGTCAGGCCCAGATCGCGGCACATGCGCCGGATCTGACGGTTGATCCCCTGACGCAGGGTCATGGTCAGCCGCGTCGTGCCCCCTGGAAGAATGGAGGCCGTGACTTCCACGGGCGCCAGCCGTTCTCCTTCCCGAAGGCGCATTCCCGAGCGCATGGTTTTCAGGGCCTGTTCGGATACCCGTTCCCGAACCAGCACTTCGTACACCTTGGTGTGTTCATGACGGGGATGGGTCAGTCGGAGCGTGATCTCGCCGTCGTTGGTCAGCAATAACAACCCTTCGGACATGTAATCCAGCCGGCCGACCGGAAAGAGGCGCCGGGCGCGCAGGGCCTCGGGCAAAAGCTCGAGCACGGTTTTCCGACCCTGGGGGTCCCGGACCGTGGTCACGGTGTGGATGGGCTTGTTGAGCATGATGTACTCGGGCCGGTCTCGCGAATCGTCGGCGCGCACGGCCTTGCCGTCCACGCTGACCAGATCCTGGCCGGGCGTGACCCGGATGCCGGGTTCACGCTGGATGCATCCGTTGACCTCCACCCTGCCGGCCTGGATCAGTGCGTCGGCTCCGCGTCGCGAGGCGATTCCGGCTTCGGCCAGGAATTTGTTCAGTCTTTGGGGCGTGGTTTGGGTCATGGGCGTGCAATAGAAAGAAGGTCCGACCAGGGCAAGTGAAAAAAGCGCCACGGCCGGCGCGGGATCGGGCAAAGAAGGAATCGCCTTGCGGCGGATGGGTTCGGTGGCGCCGAAATGCATCCGGCGCGCCAAGTCATCCAGATCCTGATGGCCGCCTTTCATGCCCGGGACAGGGCGCGAAAGTCCAGGCGCTTTTGAGTGGCGCCACGGCTGGTTGGAAAAAGCAGGAAATT encodes the following:
- a CDS encoding NUDIX domain-containing protein, producing MIKYSIECWLHHVVDDRFLLLRCPVTHRHDEYWQPVTGGRNPDEPAVDACLREVREETGIELAPEQLELVIPEFSFCIPDARIELRKPVYLARVISDTVVISPEHVAYYWFDADQVEANLHWDSNRESFRHVLDYSRRSGGAPSWPRR
- a CDS encoding TlpA family protein disulfide reductase yields the protein MAFPTKQALIGVLCGVLCTLLLDAGAALLFMNSFSVGNDAAPSMRVPYSPPAAWLANLDGGFTDTHGHETRFADLRGKVVVLNLWATWCPPCRAEMPSLDNLWKIFEGRDDIAILCVSEETAGDVLAHPISRSVTMPLYVFSAPIPEELNAPVLPTTFIFDKEGRVIFEHTGLARWDAPEVVDYLRGQLGAPPERRE
- a CDS encoding rRNA pseudouridine synthase, whose product is MTQTTPQRLNKFLAEAGIASRRGADALIQAGRVEVNGCIQREPGIRVTPGQDLVSVDGKAVRADDSRDRPEYIMLNKPIHTVTTVRDPQGRKTVLELLPEALRARRLFPVGRLDYMSEGLLLLTNDGEITLRLTHPRHEHTKVYEVLVRERVSEQALKTMRSGMRLREGERLAPVEVTASILPGGTTRLTMTLRQGINRQIRRMCRDLGLTILRLRRVAIATLELGDLESGHWRDLRPDELSTLKAALGLLTKDSPWPSRPSKP